In Pseudoxanthobacter soli DSM 19599, a single window of DNA contains:
- a CDS encoding ABC transporter permease: MSLIAILGSVELGLVYAFVALGVYFSFRVLDFPDLTVDGSFPLGAATSAVLILAGVNPWLATLAAMAAAAAAGLVTAFLNIRFKILNLLASILTMIALFSINLRVMGRPNVALINAETVLTPFRGLFGLRDYWVRPMMLAVLVAIAVVLIARFLASDFGLAMRATGANARMARAQGVSTDAHIYVGMALSNALVGLAGALFAQINGFADVTVGVGTIVVGLAAVIVGETLIPTRTLWLALTACVLGSVVYRICIQLALSADSIGLQASDLNLVTAVLVAVALVLPRLKKSGRTA, from the coding sequence ATGTCCCTGATTGCAATCCTCGGCAGTGTCGAGCTCGGCCTCGTCTATGCCTTCGTCGCCCTCGGTGTCTATTTCTCGTTCCGGGTGCTCGACTTTCCCGACCTGACCGTCGACGGCTCGTTCCCGCTCGGCGCGGCGACTTCCGCCGTGCTGATCCTGGCGGGCGTCAATCCCTGGCTCGCCACGCTGGCGGCGATGGCGGCGGCGGCGGCGGCGGGTCTCGTCACCGCATTCCTCAATATCCGCTTCAAGATCCTGAACCTGCTCGCCTCGATCCTGACGATGATCGCGCTGTTCTCGATCAATCTGCGCGTCATGGGCCGGCCGAACGTCGCGCTCATCAATGCCGAGACGGTGCTGACGCCGTTCCGCGGCCTGTTCGGCCTGCGCGATTACTGGGTGCGGCCGATGATGCTGGCCGTGCTGGTCGCCATCGCCGTGGTGCTGATCGCCCGGTTCCTCGCCAGCGATTTCGGCCTCGCGATGCGCGCCACCGGCGCCAACGCCCGCATGGCCCGCGCCCAGGGCGTTTCCACCGATGCCCACATCTATGTCGGCATGGCGCTGTCGAACGCCCTCGTCGGGCTCGCCGGCGCGCTGTTCGCGCAGATCAACGGCTTTGCCGACGTCACGGTCGGCGTGGGCACCATCGTCGTCGGCCTCGCGGCGGTGATCGTCGGCGAGACGCTCATTCCGACCCGCACGCTGTGGCTGGCGCTGACCGCCTGCGTGCTCGGCTCCGTCGTCTACCGCATCTGCATCCAGCTGGCGCTCTCCGCCGATTCCATCGGCCTCCAGGCCTCGGACCTCAACCTCGTGACCGCCGTGCTCGTCGCCGTCGCGCTGGTGCTGCCGCGCCTCAAAAAGTCCGGGAGGACCGCATGA
- a CDS encoding ABC transporter ATP-binding protein, translating into MIRVEDLGITFGRGTPLEKRALDHVDLAIADGTFVTVIGSNGAGKSTLLGALAGDVQATRGRVLIGDTDVTRWSTTRRAALVARVFQDPLAGSCADLTIEENMALAAGRGSRRGLGHALTGARHAAFVERIASLGLGLENRLKDRMGLLSGGQRQALSLVMATLAPSKVLLLDEHTAALDPHMADFVLDLTARLVAEHRLTTLMVTHSMKQALSVGQRTIMLHEGNIVLDVSGTERAGLGVDDLVAMFRKVRGQEIEDDALLMD; encoded by the coding sequence ATGATCCGCGTCGAAGATCTCGGCATCACCTTCGGCCGCGGCACGCCGCTGGAGAAGCGCGCGCTCGACCATGTCGACCTCGCCATCGCCGACGGCACGTTCGTCACGGTGATCGGCTCGAACGGGGCCGGCAAGTCCACCCTGCTCGGCGCGCTCGCGGGCGACGTGCAGGCGACGCGCGGACGGGTGCTGATCGGCGACACCGACGTGACGCGCTGGTCGACGACCCGCCGCGCCGCGCTGGTCGCCCGCGTGTTCCAGGACCCCCTCGCCGGCTCCTGCGCCGATCTCACCATCGAGGAGAACATGGCGCTCGCCGCCGGCCGCGGCAGCCGGCGCGGCCTCGGCCACGCGCTGACGGGAGCCCGCCACGCCGCGTTCGTCGAACGCATCGCCTCGCTCGGCCTCGGGCTCGAAAACCGGCTGAAGGACCGCATGGGCCTTCTTTCCGGCGGCCAGCGTCAGGCGCTGTCGCTCGTCATGGCGACGCTCGCGCCTTCGAAGGTGCTGCTGCTCGACGAGCACACCGCCGCGCTCGATCCGCACATGGCCGATTTCGTGCTGGACCTCACCGCCCGCCTCGTCGCGGAGCATCGCCTGACGACGCTGATGGTGACGCATTCGATGAAGCAGGCGCTTTCCGTCGGCCAGCGCACGATCATGCTCCACGAGGGCAATATCGTGCTGGACGTGTCCGGCACGGAGCGCGCCGGGCTCGGCGTCGACGATCTCGTCGCGATGTTCCGCAAGGTGCGCGGCCAGGAGATCGAGGACGACGCCCTGCTGATGGACTGA